In the genome of Streptomyces sp. V2I9, one region contains:
- a CDS encoding type II toxin-antitoxin system Phd/YefM family antitoxin, giving the protein MRTITQREFRNRSAEVMDAVEGGETFRVTRNGMEVAELRPPGRKRRLGAEELVARHRRLPRVDGALLRRDADAFSGAEDRVGDDGVRERHPG; this is encoded by the coding sequence ATGAGGACCATCACGCAGCGGGAGTTCCGCAACAGGTCCGCCGAGGTCATGGACGCGGTGGAGGGCGGTGAGACCTTCCGCGTCACCCGGAACGGCATGGAGGTCGCCGAACTGCGCCCGCCCGGCCGTAAGCGGCGGCTCGGCGCGGAAGAGCTCGTGGCCCGCCACCGTCGGCTGCCACGCGTGGACGGCGCGCTGCTGCGTCGTGACGCCGACGCGTTCTCCGGCGCGGAGGACCGGGTGGGCGACGACGGCGTCCGGGAGCGCCACCCTGGCTGA
- a CDS encoding NAD(P)/FAD-dependent oxidoreductase: MPNSPSPAGSRAVALTDRTDDRPVYVVGGGPGGLSTAAALRARGVRAVVLEKADRVGASWRGHYDRLRLHTTRRWSALPGLRMPRGFGRWVGRDDMVRYLEKYTEHHELEVVTGVEVTRIDPAPDGSGDWRLTATGGRVLRGRAVVVATGFNHTPRIPDWPGRDTYTGELLHAARYRNPAPYADQDVLVVGIGNTGAEIAADLAEGGASRVRIAVRTAPHIVRRSTAGWPAQATGILVRRLPVRLVDRPAAVLSRIAVPDLTARGLPRPDSGLASRARQGAIPVQDVGLIDAVRSGRVTPVAAVASFDGDTVVLADGTRLTPDTVIAATGYDRALEPLLGHLGVLDGRGRPVVRGDRSPASAPGLYFTGFTNPISGMLREMARDAEKIGRRIAREEARASRRG; this comes from the coding sequence ATGCCCAACAGCCCCTCCCCCGCAGGCAGTCGCGCCGTCGCCCTCACCGACCGCACGGACGACCGCCCCGTCTACGTCGTCGGCGGAGGTCCTGGCGGCCTTTCCACCGCCGCCGCGCTGCGCGCACGGGGCGTACGGGCGGTGGTCCTGGAGAAGGCGGACCGGGTCGGCGCGTCCTGGCGCGGCCACTACGACCGGCTGCGTCTGCACACCACCCGGCGCTGGTCGGCGCTGCCGGGGCTGAGGATGCCGCGCGGGTTCGGGCGTTGGGTGGGCCGGGACGACATGGTGCGGTACCTGGAGAAGTACACCGAGCACCACGAGCTGGAGGTGGTGACCGGCGTCGAGGTGACCCGGATCGACCCGGCCCCCGACGGCTCCGGGGACTGGCGGCTCACCGCGACCGGCGGGCGGGTTCTGCGCGGCCGGGCGGTCGTCGTCGCCACCGGGTTCAACCACACCCCGCGCATCCCCGACTGGCCGGGCCGCGACACGTACACGGGCGAGCTGCTGCACGCGGCGCGGTACCGCAACCCCGCCCCGTACGCGGACCAGGACGTCCTCGTCGTCGGCATCGGCAACACGGGCGCGGAGATCGCGGCGGACCTGGCGGAGGGCGGGGCCTCCCGCGTGCGGATCGCGGTGCGCACCGCCCCGCACATCGTGCGCCGCTCCACCGCGGGCTGGCCGGCCCAGGCCACCGGCATCCTGGTCCGCCGTCTGCCGGTACGGCTCGTGGACCGCCCGGCGGCCGTGCTGTCCCGGATCGCCGTGCCCGACCTGACCGCCCGGGGCCTCCCGCGCCCCGACAGCGGCCTGGCCTCCCGCGCCCGCCAGGGCGCGATCCCGGTCCAGGACGTGGGGCTGATCGACGCGGTGCGGTCCGGCCGGGTGACTCCGGTGGCGGCGGTCGCCTCGTTCGACGGGGACACGGTGGTGCTGGCGGACGGAACCCGGCTCACCCCGGACACCGTCATCGCCGCCACCGGCTACGACCGGGCCCTGGAGCCGCTGCTCGGCCATCTCGGCGTCCTGGACGGGCGGGGCCGCCCGGTCGTCCGCGGCGACCGCTCGCCCGCGTCGGCGCCGGGGCTCTACTTCACCGGGTTCACCAACCCCATCAGCGGGATGCTCCGCGAAATGGCCCGCGACGCCGAGAAGATCGGCCGCCGGATCGCGCGGGAGGAGGCGCGGGCGAGCCGACGCGGGTGA
- a CDS encoding VOC family protein: MAAFAHSAPCWADVQLSDLEAGKRFYGGLFGWTFRAGDGMPFADALSGGRLVAGLAAKKDGRMPTAWGVYFTTDDIRATVAAIREHGGQIITDPVRAGRAGIVAQAVDPGGAVFGLWQPEEREGFEKQNDPASFCWTEVYTRQPDRVDPFYEKVFGFQGTDLDEAGQDVSGDAEALVDFRMWSPEGVEPGPDTVVGGRSVLTDAFPAELPSYFLVYFAVADCDAAAELAVQLGGRVAQPPFDIPYGRMAVLHDDQGAVFAVLQPRELLP; encoded by the coding sequence ATGGCCGCATTCGCGCATTCCGCGCCGTGCTGGGCGGACGTGCAGCTCTCCGATCTCGAAGCGGGCAAGCGCTTCTACGGCGGGCTCTTCGGCTGGACCTTCCGGGCGGGCGACGGCATGCCCTTCGCGGACGCGCTGAGCGGCGGCCGCCTGGTCGCCGGGCTCGCCGCCAAGAAGGACGGCCGGATGCCCACGGCCTGGGGCGTCTACTTCACCACCGACGACATCCGGGCCACCGTCGCCGCGATCCGCGAGCACGGCGGCCAGATCATCACCGACCCGGTACGGGCCGGGCGCGCCGGGATCGTGGCCCAGGCGGTCGACCCCGGAGGCGCGGTCTTCGGGCTCTGGCAGCCGGAGGAGCGCGAGGGCTTCGAGAAGCAGAACGACCCCGCCTCCTTCTGCTGGACCGAGGTCTACACCCGGCAGCCGGACCGGGTGGACCCCTTCTACGAGAAGGTCTTCGGCTTCCAGGGCACCGACCTGGACGAGGCCGGCCAGGACGTCTCCGGCGACGCGGAGGCGCTGGTCGACTTCCGCATGTGGTCCCCCGAGGGCGTCGAACCGGGCCCGGACACCGTGGTCGGCGGCCGCAGCGTCCTCACGGACGCGTTCCCGGCCGAGCTGCCCAGCTACTTCCTCGTCTACTTCGCCGTCGCCGACTGCGACGCCGCCGCGGAACTCGCCGTACAACTCGGCGGCCGGGTCGCCCAGCCGCCGTTCGACATCCCCTACGGCCGGATGGCCGTGCTCCACGACGACCAGGGGGCCGTCTTCGCCGTGCTCCAGCCCCGCGAACTGCTCCCGTAA
- a CDS encoding carboxymuconolactone decarboxylase family protein: MNARLNAFASPVTGKLVKHLVAAGKVVEGTGLPAATQELVKIRASQINGCGGCLDMHTKEAAAAGETALRLHLIAAWREATVFTDAERAALELTEQGTRIADAAGGVPDEVWANAAEHYDEEQLLALVSLIALINTFNRLNVILQQPAGGYQVGQLAHLS; the protein is encoded by the coding sequence ATGAACGCCCGCCTCAACGCCTTCGCCAGCCCCGTGACGGGGAAGCTCGTCAAGCATCTGGTCGCCGCCGGGAAGGTGGTCGAGGGCACGGGACTGCCCGCCGCGACGCAGGAGCTGGTGAAGATCCGCGCCAGCCAGATCAACGGCTGCGGCGGCTGCCTGGACATGCACACCAAGGAAGCCGCGGCGGCCGGGGAGACCGCGTTGCGCCTCCACCTGATCGCCGCCTGGCGGGAGGCCACCGTCTTCACCGACGCCGAGCGCGCGGCGCTGGAGCTGACGGAGCAGGGCACCCGCATCGCGGACGCGGCGGGCGGGGTCCCGGACGAGGTCTGGGCGAACGCGGCCGAGCACTACGACGAGGAGCAGCTCCTCGCCCTGGTCTCCCTGATCGCGCTGATCAACACCTTCAACCGGCTGAACGTCATCCTCCAGCAGCCTGCGGGCGGCTACCAGGTGGGGCAGCTCGCGCACCTGTCGTAA
- a CDS encoding MFS transporter codes for MTETLESATHDARPPRDGRRPPRVHRAWIVAAVTFVTIIGGAAFNSLPGLLINPLHTAFGWSRGEIGFAVSINMALYGLTAPFAAALMDRFGIRRVVASALTLVAAGALASVWMTASWQLMLYWGLLAGLGTGSMAMAFAATVTQRWFTARRGLVTGVLTAAGASGQLVFLPFCAWIIDEHGWRPASVTTAFAALVVVPFVWLLMRDHPADVGLAPYGGTYVPKPAPARGAARRTVRVLLDAARTGPFWLLAGTFAICGASTNGLIRTHFVPSAHDHGMPITAAASLLAVIGVFDVIGTIFSGWLTDRFDARRLLAVYYALRGISLLFLPMLMAPDVRPPMIFFIVFYGLDWVATVPPTLALCREQYGEDSAIVFGWVLASHQVGAAVVAFLGGVARDVFGSYDVVWYASGALCAMAALMALVIRRARVPRVGAVG; via the coding sequence GTGACCGAGACCCTGGAGAGCGCCACCCACGACGCCCGGCCGCCCCGCGACGGGCGTCGCCCGCCCCGTGTCCACCGGGCGTGGATCGTCGCGGCCGTCACCTTCGTGACGATCATCGGCGGGGCGGCCTTCAACTCCCTTCCCGGACTGCTGATCAACCCGCTCCACACCGCGTTCGGCTGGTCCCGTGGCGAGATCGGGTTCGCGGTCTCCATCAACATGGCCCTGTACGGGCTGACCGCGCCGTTCGCGGCCGCGCTCATGGACCGCTTCGGCATCCGGCGGGTCGTGGCGAGCGCGCTCACCCTGGTGGCGGCCGGGGCGCTGGCCAGTGTCTGGATGACGGCGTCCTGGCAACTGATGCTGTACTGGGGCCTGTTGGCGGGGCTCGGCACCGGGTCCATGGCGATGGCGTTCGCCGCGACCGTCACCCAGCGCTGGTTCACGGCCCGGCGGGGCTTGGTCACCGGTGTGCTCACCGCCGCCGGGGCCTCCGGGCAGCTGGTCTTCCTCCCGTTCTGCGCCTGGATCATCGACGAACACGGCTGGCGGCCCGCCTCGGTCACCACCGCCTTCGCCGCGCTCGTCGTCGTCCCGTTCGTGTGGCTCCTGATGCGGGACCACCCGGCCGACGTGGGACTCGCCCCGTACGGCGGCACGTACGTGCCGAAGCCCGCCCCCGCTCGCGGCGCCGCCCGGCGGACGGTGCGGGTCCTGCTCGACGCGGCCCGCACCGGGCCGTTCTGGTTGCTGGCGGGCACCTTCGCCATCTGCGGGGCTTCCACCAACGGCCTGATCCGCACCCACTTCGTGCCGTCCGCCCACGACCACGGCATGCCCATCACGGCGGCGGCCTCGCTGCTCGCGGTCATCGGGGTCTTCGACGTCATCGGCACGATCTTCTCCGGCTGGCTCACCGACCGCTTCGACGCGCGCAGGCTGCTCGCCGTGTACTACGCGCTGCGCGGGATCTCGCTGCTCTTCCTGCCGATGCTGATGGCCCCGGACGTACGGCCGCCGATGATCTTCTTCATCGTCTTCTACGGCCTCGACTGGGTCGCCACGGTCCCGCCGACGCTGGCGCTCTGCCGCGAGCAGTACGGCGAGGACAGTGCGATCGTCTTCGGCTGGGTGCTGGCCTCGCACCAGGTGGGCGCGGCGGTGGTCGCGTTCCTCGGCGGGGTCGCGCGGGACGTGTTCGGCAGCTACGACGTGGTCTGGTACGCGTCGGGGGCGCTGTGCGCGATGGCGGCCCTGATGGCGCTGGTGATCCGGCGGGCGCGAGTGCCGCGTGTCGGGGCGGTCGGCTGA
- a CDS encoding TetR family transcriptional regulator — translation MTGQVRTVDGRVAGRRGQATRQKLLDCLSEMLSSSPYRDVKVIDVARKAGTSPATFYQYFPDVEGAVLDLAEEVAKEGSGLTELVAGRSWVGKAGWTTSEQLVDGFLDFWRQNDAILRVIDLGAAEGDKRFYKIRMKILNSVTNSLTDSVKELQSKGKVDKDVSPAAMAGSLVAMLAAVASHQKGFTTWGVKQTELRPNLALLVHLGITGKKPTK, via the coding sequence ATGACAGGACAAGTACGCACCGTCGACGGCCGCGTGGCCGGTCGGCGCGGTCAGGCGACGCGGCAGAAGTTGCTCGACTGCCTCAGCGAGATGCTCAGCTCCTCGCCGTACCGGGACGTCAAAGTCATCGACGTCGCCCGGAAGGCCGGGACTTCACCCGCGACTTTCTACCAGTACTTCCCCGACGTGGAGGGCGCCGTCCTCGACCTCGCCGAGGAGGTCGCCAAGGAGGGCTCCGGACTGACCGAACTGGTCGCCGGACGCTCGTGGGTCGGCAAGGCCGGCTGGACGACCTCCGAACAACTCGTGGACGGATTCCTCGACTTCTGGCGGCAGAACGACGCGATCCTCCGCGTGATCGATCTCGGCGCGGCCGAGGGGGACAAGCGGTTCTACAAGATCCGCATGAAGATCCTGAACTCGGTCACCAACTCCCTCACGGATTCCGTGAAGGAGCTCCAGAGCAAGGGCAAGGTCGACAAGGACGTCAGCCCGGCGGCGATGGCCGGCTCCCTGGTGGCGATGCTGGCAGCGGTCGCCTCGCACCAGAAGGGCTTCACCACCTGGGGCGTGAAGCAGACCGAACTACGCCCCAACCTGGCCCTGTTGGTCCACCTCGGCATCACCGGCAAGAAGCCCACGAAGTAG
- a CDS encoding MFS transporter has product MEKPTEPAPLSDAACDTRTSPDPRRSPAPASAPGRSPRSSSRPAPAPRGPHGLSAAPPGPPVAAPGPALPPLGPDRPGGAGLWNRNFRYFFVARTVALFGDGMIPVALTAGLLGAGRPASSVGFALAAWMGPLAVFVLFGGVLADRFTPRRMMIIADVLRWGGAAVLAVAFATGNPPLWVVYALSSVAGVGAALFQPGVASTVPRVSADVQRANAVLRVSEALMAMAGPAFAGALVGIASAGAVYAANATTFAVSGICLFLMRLAPAPHDDAARGTFVAELVDGWREFRARSWLWGVIAVWTVYGFAVLGPMLPLTAVLVTEGHGSGAYGMLMAVNGAGSVVGGLLALRLRPAHPLAAGAVALPLVAVSLLVLALGMPLPVLAAGQLLAGGAAAFWLVMWSTTVQTHVPPEALNRLHAYDVAGSLLMVAAGRALAGPVAEAVGAPELLVAAAVVNMGVVVVLLGARPIRRLKRAGLA; this is encoded by the coding sequence ATGGAGAAGCCGACAGAGCCCGCGCCCCTTTCCGACGCCGCGTGCGACACCCGTACGTCCCCGGACCCGAGGCGGAGTCCGGCCCCGGCCTCGGCCCCGGGGCGGAGTCCGCGGTCGAGTTCGCGCCCGGCCCCGGCCCCGCGCGGGCCGCACGGCCTGTCCGCCGCGCCTCCGGGGCCGCCCGTCGCCGCCCCCGGCCCCGCCCTGCCGCCGCTCGGCCCGGACCGGCCCGGTGGCGCGGGGCTCTGGAACCGCAACTTCCGCTACTTCTTCGTGGCCCGTACGGTCGCGCTCTTCGGTGACGGCATGATCCCGGTGGCCCTCACCGCCGGGCTGCTGGGCGCGGGGCGGCCCGCCTCGTCGGTCGGCTTCGCGCTCGCCGCCTGGATGGGGCCGCTCGCGGTGTTCGTCCTGTTCGGCGGAGTCCTCGCGGACCGGTTCACCCCGCGCCGCATGATGATCATCGCCGACGTCCTGCGATGGGGCGGCGCCGCCGTCCTGGCCGTCGCCTTTGCGACCGGCAACCCGCCCCTGTGGGTGGTGTACGCGCTCAGCTCGGTGGCCGGCGTCGGCGCGGCGCTCTTCCAGCCCGGCGTCGCCTCGACCGTGCCGCGCGTCTCGGCCGATGTCCAGCGCGCCAATGCCGTCCTGCGGGTCTCCGAGGCGCTGATGGCCATGGCGGGCCCGGCGTTCGCGGGGGCGCTCGTGGGGATCGCCAGCGCCGGGGCGGTCTACGCGGCGAACGCGACCACCTTCGCCGTCTCCGGGATCTGCCTCTTCCTGATGCGGCTGGCTCCGGCCCCGCACGACGACGCGGCACGCGGCACGTTCGTCGCCGAACTGGTGGACGGCTGGCGGGAGTTCCGGGCCCGGTCCTGGCTGTGGGGCGTGATCGCGGTCTGGACGGTGTACGGCTTCGCGGTCCTCGGCCCGATGCTCCCGCTGACCGCCGTCCTGGTCACCGAGGGGCACGGCTCGGGGGCGTACGGGATGCTGATGGCGGTGAACGGCGCGGGCAGCGTCGTCGGCGGCCTCCTCGCCCTGCGGCTGCGCCCGGCCCACCCGTTGGCGGCGGGGGCGGTCGCGCTGCCGCTGGTGGCGGTGAGCCTGCTGGTGCTGGCACTGGGGATGCCGCTGCCGGTGCTGGCGGCGGGACAGCTCCTGGCGGGCGGGGCGGCCGCGTTCTGGCTGGTGATGTGGTCCACGACGGTCCAGACGCACGTCCCGCCGGAGGCCCTGAACCGGCTGCACGCCTACGATGTGGCGGGCTCGCTCCTGATGGTCGCGGCGGGCCGTGCCCTGGCCGGCCCGGTGGCCGAGGCGGTGGGTGCGCCGGAGCTGCTGGTGGCGGCGGCCGTGGTCAACATGGGGGTCGTGGTGGTGCTGCTGGGGGCCCGGCCGATCCGGCGGCTGAAGCGGGCGGGGCTCGCGTGA
- a CDS encoding DUF2809 domain-containing protein → MIPGARTVRVRVLAAVAAVVTVAAGLAVRAGADGAFAKCAGSALYTVLLCTLVTLCAPRARPLVVASTALGLSWAVEFAQLTGVPAELSAHSAAARLVLGSTFNAPDLFWYAVGAAAAGSVHAGARRRATASSAVYPRPR, encoded by the coding sequence CTGATCCCCGGAGCCCGTACGGTCCGGGTCCGGGTGCTCGCGGCGGTGGCGGCCGTCGTCACCGTCGCCGCGGGTCTCGCCGTGCGCGCCGGGGCGGACGGGGCCTTCGCCAAGTGCGCGGGGAGCGCGCTCTACACGGTGCTGCTCTGCACGCTCGTCACCCTCTGCGCGCCCCGCGCGCGGCCCCTCGTGGTGGCCTCCACGGCACTGGGCCTGAGTTGGGCGGTGGAGTTCGCCCAGCTCACCGGCGTACCGGCGGAGCTGTCGGCGCACAGCGCGGCGGCCCGCCTGGTGCTCGGCTCGACCTTCAACGCCCCGGACCTGTTCTGGTACGCGGTGGGCGCTGCGGCCGCCGGGTCCGTCCACGCGGGGGCCCGGCGGCGTGCCACCGCCTCTTCCGCCGTGTACCCCCGGCCCCGCTGA
- a CDS encoding AraC family transcriptional regulator — MDVFDELLRGVRGRGAVFGRSVLTAPWTLRFTDGAYLTLCLPLRGAGWIVPEGGEPLRVEVGDGAIVRGPAPFVFTDDPADGTGAGRAGDVREVHRGHLQDATGTGSVAVAPDGGPELDSPTVLLAATYDVQAHVPQRLLRALPPALVVPDEEDCAPLRGYLETQIGRGRPGDQIVLDRLLDWMLVCTLRDWFDRPEANPPGWYGALGDEVAGPALRAIHEDPAHPWTTAELAGRAGVSRTTLAKRFTELVGDGPVAYLTEWRMTLAADLLTRPELTVAAVARRVGYADAFGFSAAFKRLRGESPSAYRREAATASGTVGTAAPAG; from the coding sequence ATGGACGTGTTCGACGAACTGTTGCGGGGCGTGCGGGGCCGGGGCGCGGTGTTCGGGCGGTCGGTGCTGACCGCGCCGTGGACCCTGCGGTTCACGGACGGGGCGTACCTGACCCTGTGTCTGCCGCTGCGCGGTGCGGGGTGGATCGTCCCGGAGGGCGGCGAGCCGCTGCGGGTGGAGGTCGGCGACGGAGCGATCGTGCGGGGCCCGGCCCCGTTCGTCTTCACCGACGACCCTGCGGACGGTACGGGGGCGGGCCGGGCCGGTGACGTCCGGGAGGTGCACCGGGGACACCTCCAGGACGCCACCGGCACCGGCTCCGTCGCCGTCGCGCCGGACGGCGGCCCCGAACTCGACTCCCCCACCGTGCTGCTGGCCGCCACCTACGACGTACAGGCGCACGTGCCGCAGCGGCTCCTGCGGGCGCTCCCGCCGGCGCTCGTGGTCCCCGACGAGGAGGACTGCGCGCCGCTGCGCGGCTACCTGGAGACCCAGATCGGCCGGGGCCGGCCGGGCGACCAGATCGTGCTCGACCGGCTGCTCGACTGGATGCTGGTGTGCACGCTGCGGGACTGGTTCGACCGGCCCGAGGCGAATCCGCCCGGCTGGTACGGGGCCCTCGGCGACGAGGTCGCCGGACCGGCCCTGCGGGCGATCCACGAGGACCCGGCGCACCCCTGGACGACGGCGGAGCTGGCGGGCCGGGCGGGCGTGTCCCGGACGACCCTGGCGAAGCGGTTCACCGAACTCGTCGGGGACGGGCCGGTGGCCTATCTGACCGAGTGGCGGATGACGCTGGCGGCCGATCTGCTGACCCGCCCGGAGCTGACCGTCGCGGCCGTGGCCCGCCGGGTGGGGTACGCGGACGCGTTCGGCTTCAGCGCGGCGTTCAAGCGGCTGCGCGGAGAGAGCCCGAGCGCGTACCGGCGGGAGGCCGCGACGGCATCCGGGACGGTGGGGACGGCCGCCCCGGCGGGGTGA
- a CDS encoding pyridoxal 5'-phosphate synthase: MNGPTAHPSPATAFPDLLHAQRVWDTDLPDFDPADVPSAPLPLFHAWFAGAVAAGQTEPHAMSLATVDAEGLPDVRTLLLHDADERGFHFATHATSAKGRQLAARPCAALGFYWPAQGRQVRIRGPVVRCTPAESHADLHVRSTGALAAALTGAQSEVVGSVAELHRAADAARERATAEPDAEAPTWTRYVVEPAEAEFFQGDAHRRHIRLRYRRTRGGTDGGWTRELLWP, from the coding sequence ATGAACGGCCCCACCGCTCACCCCTCCCCCGCCACGGCCTTCCCGGACCTGCTGCACGCCCAGCGCGTGTGGGACACCGACCTCCCGGACTTCGACCCGGCGGACGTGCCGTCCGCGCCGCTGCCGCTCTTCCACGCCTGGTTCGCCGGGGCCGTGGCGGCGGGACAGACCGAGCCGCACGCGATGTCCCTGGCCACGGTGGACGCCGAGGGCCTGCCCGACGTCCGCACGCTCCTCCTCCACGACGCGGACGAGCGGGGCTTCCACTTCGCCACCCACGCCACCAGCGCCAAGGGCCGCCAGCTCGCCGCACGCCCGTGCGCCGCACTCGGCTTCTACTGGCCCGCGCAGGGCCGCCAGGTACGCATCCGGGGCCCGGTCGTGCGCTGCACACCCGCCGAGAGCCACGCCGACCTGCACGTCCGGTCCACCGGGGCGCTCGCCGCAGCGCTGACCGGGGCGCAGAGCGAGGTGGTCGGCTCGGTGGCGGAGCTGCACCGGGCGGCGGACGCGGCCCGCGAGCGGGCGACGGCGGAGCCGGACGCGGAGGCCCCGACCTGGACCCGGTACGTGGTCGAGCCGGCCGAGGCCGAGTTCTTCCAGGGCGACGCCCACCGCCGCCACATCCGCCTCCGGTACCGCCGCACCAGGGGCGGGACGGACGGCGGCTGGACCCGCGAACTGCTCTGGCCCTGA
- a CDS encoding NAD(P)H-binding protein, producing the protein MTTPDTRTDTTPTRGPVLVIGGTGKTGRRVVARLRELGVETRAASRSGETRFDWAEPATWGPALDGAAAVYIVPLDTSPSPTPPLVERAVASGVRRLVLLSARGVDVPGYFGPGHDVGGPHGEGERAVRASGLEWTILRPGWFAQNFSEGVFLDGVRSGELALPTGDGKAAFVDADDIAAVAVAALTEDGHAGQEYGLSGPRALGIADVLDEIAKATGKRAAYVPVDPSVFRAGLVEGQGFTDEEAGLWTDALIPITTSQEAPVLDGVRRALGREPRDIADVVREAAARGVWG; encoded by the coding sequence ATGACTACTCCGGATACGCGTACCGATACGACCCCGACGCGGGGCCCCGTCCTCGTGATCGGCGGCACCGGCAAGACCGGCCGCCGGGTGGTGGCCCGACTCCGCGAGCTGGGGGTGGAGACCCGCGCGGCCTCGCGGTCCGGGGAGACCCGGTTCGACTGGGCGGAGCCCGCCACCTGGGGTCCCGCCCTGGACGGGGCCGCCGCCGTCTACATCGTCCCGCTCGACACCTCGCCCTCCCCGACCCCCCCTCTCGTCGAGCGGGCCGTGGCGAGCGGGGTGCGCCGCCTCGTGCTGCTCTCGGCCCGCGGCGTGGACGTGCCCGGCTACTTCGGGCCCGGCCACGACGTCGGCGGGCCGCACGGCGAGGGCGAGCGGGCCGTGCGCGCCTCCGGGCTGGAGTGGACGATCCTGCGGCCGGGCTGGTTCGCCCAGAACTTCAGCGAGGGCGTCTTCCTCGACGGCGTACGCTCCGGCGAACTGGCCCTGCCCACCGGGGACGGGAAGGCCGCGTTCGTGGACGCCGACGACATCGCGGCGGTGGCGGTCGCCGCCCTGACCGAGGACGGCCACGCGGGTCAGGAGTACGGGCTCTCCGGCCCGCGCGCCCTGGGTATCGCCGACGTCCTGGACGAGATCGCGAAGGCGACCGGGAAGCGCGCCGCGTACGTGCCCGTCGATCCCTCCGTCTTCCGGGCCGGGCTCGTCGAGGGCCAGGGCTTCACGGACGAGGAGGCCGGCCTCTGGACCGACGCCCTGATCCCGATCACGACGAGTCAGGAGGCACCGGTGCTGGACGGGGTGCGCCGGGCGCTCGGCCGGGAGCCGCGTGACATCGCGGACGTCGTCCGGGAGGCGGCGGCGCGGGGCGTCTGGGGCTGA